Genomic window (Streptomyces yatensis):
GTGACGTACGTACAGGTCGAACGGGCCCTCACCGCCCGCGCCACGAAGGGCTGACCCCGGAGCCCGTCCCGCGCGACGGCGCACAATTGGTTTGCTCCCGCACCGCGTTGGGACGCATCCTGACCCGATGTTGATCCGACGAGAGACCCGCTCCGACATCGACGCCATCAGGGCCGTCACCTCGGCCGCGTTCGCGAAGCCGGATACCTCGGACACCATGGGCGCCACGGACACCCCGGTCCCGGTCGAGGCCACGCTGCTGGACGAACTCCGGATCAGCGACGGCTGGTTGCCCGCGCTGTCGTTCGTCGCCACCGGCGACCGGGACGAGGTGATCGGACATGTCGTCTGCACCCGCGGCCATGTCGGCCCCGACCTGGCCCTCGCCCTCGGTCTCGGCCCGCTCAGCGTGCA
Coding sequences:
- a CDS encoding GNAT family N-acetyltransferase, with the protein product MLIRRETRSDIDAIRAVTSAAFAKPDTSDTMGATDTPVPVEATLLDELRISDGWLPALSFVATGDRDEVIGHVVCTRGHVGPDLALALGLGPLSVHPAHQRRGVGQALVHAVLGAADAFGESLVALLGSPAYYGRFGFRPSTDYGITAPDPAWGDYFQVRTLTAYQPTLKGAFAYAEPFNHV